A DNA window from Chitinivibrio alkaliphilus ACht1 contains the following coding sequences:
- a CDS encoding transposase produces GVECLMKGSDVLLQFYSYPREHWKHIRSTNPIESTFATVRLRTNSTRGMGTAATTFAMVFKLLESAQKRWQRVLGYKLIPHVLEGRKYKDGLEVKKAA; encoded by the coding sequence GGGGTTGAATGTCTGATGAAAGGCAGTGATGTATTGCTTCAGTTCTATAGCTATCCGCGAGAACACTGGAAGCATATAAGATCCACTAATCCTATTGAATCGACCTTTGCCACAGTACGATTAAGAACAAACAGTACACGGGGAATGGGGACGGCTGCAACGACATTTGCAATGGTCTTTAAGCTACTTGAATCTGCTCAAAAACGATGGCAGAGAGTCTTGGGATACAAACTCATTCCACATGTTTTAGAGGGACGAAAATACAAGGATGGATTGGAGGTGAAAAAAGCAGCATAA